Proteins encoded within one genomic window of Dethiobacter alkaliphilus AHT 1:
- a CDS encoding S41 family peptidase, giving the protein MKRRIIIMLAVALVLSNLITYRATRNAYRWPVNMPPAAEENGDDNVAEEKSAELAAFLEVLSILEDRYLDEVSQEELLTAAIQGMVESLDDPQTSFLDPSHWEEMMITIDGSFSGIGVEINSVDDYITIISPIRNTPGERAGLLAGDRIVEVDGEDIVGITTMEAVQLMRGPEGTPVTITVERDGVDEPITVEIIRESIMLPSVFPKMLESGIGYIEVTNFDEHTGETFREALLELETEDMGGLILDLRDNPGGLLNEAVKIARELLPAGPITHMVDRDGEILETYQSFGTEKPYPIVVLVNGASASASEIIAGAFQDTGTATVVGTKTYGKATVQHLEGLANSTGLRYTVAKYQTPNGRDINEVGLEPDVEVELPDELRVLFHRVARDLKPGDEDMNVQFLQQMLKSLDYNVNDTGVYDSATERAVRSFQNEHGLNATGELNLETRTQLNEEIDRLLEENDTQMQKAVEVILEKM; this is encoded by the coding sequence TTGAAAAGACGAATCATAATTATGCTGGCTGTGGCGCTGGTTCTCAGTAATCTGATTACCTATCGCGCTACCCGGAATGCCTATCGCTGGCCTGTGAACATGCCTCCCGCTGCTGAGGAAAACGGTGACGATAACGTTGCTGAGGAGAAGTCCGCAGAATTGGCAGCTTTTTTGGAAGTGTTGTCCATTCTGGAAGACCGCTACCTTGATGAGGTTTCGCAGGAAGAGCTGTTAACGGCGGCGATTCAGGGGATGGTGGAATCGCTGGACGATCCCCAGACCAGCTTTTTGGATCCCTCCCACTGGGAAGAGATGATGATCACCATTGACGGTTCTTTTTCCGGAATTGGCGTGGAAATCAACTCAGTGGACGATTATATTACCATTATTTCACCCATCAGAAATACTCCGGGTGAGCGCGCCGGCTTGTTGGCCGGTGACCGCATCGTGGAGGTAGACGGGGAAGATATTGTAGGTATTACCACCATGGAAGCGGTCCAGCTGATGCGCGGTCCGGAAGGGACACCGGTCACCATCACAGTGGAACGGGACGGGGTGGATGAACCCATTACCGTAGAAATTATCCGGGAGAGTATCATGCTGCCCAGCGTCTTTCCCAAGATGTTGGAGTCGGGCATCGGCTATATTGAAGTGACCAACTTTGATGAGCATACCGGGGAAACTTTCCGCGAAGCTCTGTTGGAGTTGGAAACGGAGGATATGGGTGGCTTGATTCTCGATTTGCGGGATAATCCCGGCGGTTTGCTCAATGAAGCGGTAAAAATTGCCCGGGAGTTATTGCCGGCCGGACCCATTACCCACATGGTGGACCGGGACGGAGAAATTCTGGAAACGTACCAGTCCTTCGGAACAGAAAAACCATATCCCATAGTTGTGCTGGTTAACGGTGCCAGTGCTTCCGCCTCAGAAATTATTGCCGGCGCTTTCCAGGATACCGGTACCGCCACAGTGGTGGGTACAAAGACCTACGGCAAGGCAACGGTACAGCATCTGGAAGGCTTGGCCAACAGCACTGGATTGCGCTATACCGTGGCCAAGTACCAGACGCCCAATGGCCGGGACATTAACGAAGTGGGCCTGGAGCCGGATGTAGAGGTGGAACTGCCTGACGAGCTGCGCGTGCTTTTTCATCGGGTGGCCAGAGACCTGAAGCCCGGCGATGAGGACATGAATGTCCAGTTCCTGCAGCAGATGCTTAAGAGTCTGGATTATAATGTTAATGATACCGGTGTCTACGACAGCGCCACCGAGCGGGCCGTCCGTTCTTTCCAGAACGAACACGGTTTAAATGCTACCGGTGAGCTGAATCTGGAGACCCGCACCCAACTAAATGAAGAAATAGACCGATTGCTGGAAGAAAACGATACTCAGATGCAAAAAGCGGTGGAAGTTATCCTGGAAAAAATGTAG